The genomic interval agaagaaaaattaaagaGAAGGAGTAGAAAGTAGAAAAAATGCAGAGAAaatatttagagaaaaaataaaaatataaaaagagttTTCTTGCGGTAATTAAACTCTTTTCCTTAGTTACAAGAAGGctgagaaaaaacaaaaaaaattacaacacCATGCAATCTACTTTTTATTTGTCAACGTGACATATAATTTAAGATGTGGGGAGTAATAGTTTGAcacatgtttatttattttatatttgatgttAGAGAGAGTACCTTTAGTTCATATTGGACCATTGAGACTTTGAGAATAAAGGTATGAGTTATCCTATATATTGcagaaaaattataacatatgaaaaagtaaattagtaaaaaaataattaatataattaaaaaaaattgaaaaatcatataaaaagagattagaaaaaaatctcaaattgaTCTTATACTATGTATCCAAAAAAAAGAACATACTAACTTGTTGATGAGTTAATGAGTTTCAAATCAATTGTAAAAGCACTTAGACTTTGATACTTTATGAACTCTTGGGTAAAAATAAAGTGCTTTTACTTTGTCTCTATCCATTACTACAATTTTAGAGgaaattacatttattttaaattcaaatgaCACTAATAACTCTTAGAGTTTGAACAAGTACTCATATCTcttataactattaaaaaattatacataatatttattttatatcactatttaattttatctatCATTTATCACAAAAACACTAGAATATACACTTTGGTTacgttattaaaaaataatcatatattttaaaattgtaaatactaAATATACAGTTGTACATTtgcaaattaaaacaaaaaatataaccatgtcatataataaataacataaataaatgtaagtgttgtaaaaaaatattgatacagttttttattaaacataaaagaggtgtgaatttgtttttttaaaattagatggAGTTAAATGTAGTTCCCCTAACTTTaaagtaatataaatatatttaacaagttatacgatacaataaaaaatataatatgtatcattattaataaattttttatcaataattttatttaatttatatatatatatatatatatatatatatattataatagtatctattaaaattaactaaattaagagttttagtagatataaaacatgtaacttaattattgataatattattttaatagttCGAAATCGTGTTAATTTTTCAATACTTCCTATAAGTCACATATATAAGttcaatcaaatattatattattatattttcaaaattttggtaatgaagaaaaaaagaaaaatggaggGTATCCAAACTGAAAAGTAAAAGTATAGAGAGCGATTTCATTTCCATGGATGTGTTGATTATACGAAAAACTTTGTTTAGATGGTTTTGATTCTGTACACTTTAATTACCAAAAAACAGTGCTACAAATCGGATTTAGCATGGACATAATACTGATGGCGACAAGGGATCATTAGCCACAAAGCTCTCACCAGCTTGCTGTAAACAAATTAATGGAGGTGGGCCCAATTGGCTAACCGTTTCAAAGTAATGTGGACAAATCTAGAGATGGAATTGCAACCTAACATTCACCACATTCTTATCTTGTTTCCCCTTCAGTATACATCTCTTATTCATAGCGGTTGAAATCCATCATTAATGGCCTCTGCAATACAACACTTGTACACGATATTGCTGTCCGTCGTTCTCTTCTCGCTCTCGGCGGCGGAGCCTATTCCGGCGGATTGGCCCGAGCAGTTTCATTCTGTGCTGTTCATGAACAGAAGCGGATCTCTCCAGAAATTGGACTTATGGTACGACTGGCCCAACGGTCGCAACTTCAACATAATTCAGGATCAGCTCAATCCAGTCGTCGATTACGACCTCGAATGGAACAACGGAACCTCCTTCATCTACACTCTCCATCCCTCCGACCGCCACTGCGAGGTCGTTCACGTTTCCGTCGGTATTCTCCGCCCTAATTGGCTCGACGGCGCTACCTATTTAGGTCAAGAACAAGTTGATAATTTCCTCTGTAATGTTTGGGAGAAAGTGGATTTCATTGTGTATTACGAAGATGTTCTCACTCGAAGACCTGTTAAGTGGATCTTCTACACAGGTTCGGTTCTTTCAAGAGATTGAATAAACTCACAAGTTTGAATCTTAaatctaacaaaaatattattctattatTGTTTAAAATGTGGTTGGTGTAAAATAAAgtttgattaataatataataatggtAATTAATGCAGGATATACGGCTCATGTGATGACATTTGAGGTTGGGGCAGTGCTTGAGGATCCGAATTGGCAAGCTCCTGTTTACTGTTTCAATGGGACTGAGAAGAAAAGGAGTGTTCGTGGCCATTCTTTTGGGAGTTTGATGAGAGGCAAAGTCGATGCTGCTGCCTATGCATTGTAATTATGAAATGTTTCAAATTTATTTCTGTTTTGGGGATAGGTAATGATTGTTTAGTTTAGTCAAATATTCACCATCTTGTTGGATACACCATTGTTTGCATCTAGGCGGATAAATCAATTAGAAAAAAGGATGGAAAACTTAAGTGATTTAATCATGTGGAGAGTAAATCAATAGATTGAGTAAAAAGGAAGATAGATCAGATGTAGATAACCAAATTGCTAAGAACCTGAAGATTAATTAATAAGTTGGATAATAACATAACATTATTATAGCATTGTATTAAAAGATAATCAAGTGATTGATTATAGGTAGCGCAATAGTCTTGTAATACCTCATGAAAACCTTTGATCCTTATACATTTGAGTACAGGGAGGGTATAGGCTTATAGAGGCACGTCCATCTAATGGGGGGAAGGCAGGCTTATATGTTGAGGCAATTCTTAGCATCCAGATATTCTTAAAATCTGTTATGTTGTGTGAAATTATGGAATGTTTTGTTTCAGCTAACAGTTATTCATTGGTAACATAAGCTTAATTTGTTGGTTTTTGTGCAAATTGTAATCAGACATGTGGGGTAGTTTTTAgatgttataaaattttagtattttattttttgtttttataataaaatttgttaatttttagttatataaaatttattcgttttcaattttagtttttgattttaaatcaaCTTTTGTGTATCAttcacatttttaataattatttatagttatttaaaatagacttaattgcaactttttcttttatttttatcaattcaatttatcataaaagtcgacaattttgttctctcttttagatttttgtactaaaaaacgacgatttaatatattttaaatgatatgacaaACAATTTTATGATACAGAACCATCTAtaaacattaattattcatatgtcattaattaaattacaaaaatgaataatttataaagttgaaagcgaatttttttaaagattttattaCAATTATATTTTGTGTTAATCATTTTACGTCATGGTATCATATGTCATATTGTTGTttgttagttaaaaaattagaataagagactaaaactatccgattttataaaagaatgatCAATTTTGCGAATTTGTAAAATTAGATAaccaaaattatcaaattttataataggaTGATCGATTTCGTGTATTAGTAAAATTAAGGGACAAAAgctataattaaatatttaaaatattaaatgaaaattttccataaaaatttaatttttttaaataaacgataacgtaatataaatttttattcaattcaatatttgttaatttttattttttaagaaaattgttAAACATTGGTCGTTAAGTTacaaatattagattttttaGTCTCATCTACCTGTGTCTAACATTGTAAATTAATCGATAACTTATAGCTTGcagttattaaattaattgaagtgtttgataaaattagatGTTTAATTAACTTAAAACTCGGCatataaagataattttaattaaaaataaattttattaattaatgtttaaaatttagaaatataaaaaaacatttttatttttttaattattttacattatataaattattaataaataaaatttattttttaatattatttaatttaaatattaattaataacttataaaggacacaaaataattttaattataataataagataaaattaaaaaaatgataaattataaagtCATAAACTATTTAATACTATAAATTATATACTCATAAAATGATTGTtacatttagtaaaaaaaaataatgtttctaTACAGTCTTGATAACTTATAAACTCGTTTTTTGCATTGTCAAACATACttttatattagtaaaaaagaATATATCCTTAGATTTTTTTTAGTCACACCCCACGTGTATTTGTGGTTACACccaaaattgtcaaaaatatccTTAGTTCCTTTTCAAACTTTTAAGTATTACCATTTTCAAGTTCTCTTCCAATTTCTTTACACGTGTATTTGTGGTTACACTTCAAATTGACAAAAAATACCTTTAGTTTCTTTTCTAATTTCTAAGTATTATCATTTTTAAGTTCtcttctaatttatattttttgtgtgaCCTCTTGACACTTCAACTCCTCCAAATTCCTTTCTAATTTTCTAATTCccttcaattattattttattctcttCCTCATCTTCCACCTCATTTGTCTCCCTCCTCTTCTGTTCTTTATTTTAGTATCTTCCTTTGTCTTTTTAATCTCATTTACAAATTCAAACTCATTTTAATTTATccattttttctatttcattttcttctcaAGTTTTATGAGTTCCATTTTTTCTATTGTAGTAGGAGAGGTATAAACGGGCTGAATTTATTCACGCATATGTAAAACTTCTTAGAGATAGGAGGTGAACTTAGTTTGTGTTAATTTTTCTGTTGACGtatgtaaatttaatttatatatgattcTAGAATGCATAAAATTCACAAAATCACCGTAGAAAAAACATAATGAAAGACaatgtgttttaatttttaatattttattaagtttaataaatatttatagagaagaggtcaagagATGAAGAGTGGAGTTTCTCCATCGGCAAATAGAGTTTCATGTAGTTTACATGTGatgataatttgataatattttaggTTGTATATGGATATTTTTAgagtttataatttaaaagataagTAATTAACCATACATCTAACTAtctgaatttattattataaggaAAGGTGAAGAATGGCGTGCAACAAAAAGCTTAATGGAAGCAGCTACAGCATTCAAAGAATGAAAATACTTGCAATGAGCTTCAACAAGTTCATATCTTTTCTCCACAGCTAGTTTCAACTGACGTTTCCTCTCTCTACAGATAGCTACAACTTCTTCTTCCTCTAGTTTAGAGGCAACACAGCCCATGTTTTTCTCACTAACCCTTATCTTTAGCAAAGTTTGTTTTTATTAGAAGAAGatagagaaagaaagaaaggttCTCGTGTTGTTGTTTTCTATGACAAAAAAATGAGGGAActttgagagagagagagagaaggaaCATTCAAGAGAGAGTTTAGGTGttcatttcaaattcattttgattttgatctTAGGTATTCAtttcaatttgattttgattttgatctgggttcatgattttaggtgttgttattttgattttgacaattattttaaaatttagaacaatataataatagttttaaaaaatataaattgaatttttaatttaaaataatataataatgacttTAATCCACATAGACGTCTGTCATGTCACCCTTTTTTTGACACGTcgttaaaaaaatgacaactcatcatgatttagACTCAAATTcagtttggggaccaaaactggagacaAACAAAATGAGgtgactactttcgcgattcacctataatagagggaccaaaagtgcaattaagccaaaaaattAAACATCGAACTAGTTCGAAAGACCACAATCTATTTAGACATCGATAATTTTTTACTCGTTTTGAAATAAGACTTTTTAATCTGATCCACTAAAATTCGTAGTCTATTAAGATATGTTTGATATGCATGATATGATAGAGAGATATATGATATAAAGTTGAATAAAGATATGATAATGACGTGATAAACATTATCATATGATGTGTTTGATACACATGGTAAtcaacaatataataaaattttatttaatcgtATATTTGATACACATCTCatcaatatgatatatattatatttaaatagcaaaattatcattgtgaataattatttaaaataaaaattaatttatcatattttaaatattataaattaacaaaaaaatactaaaaaattaaataagtaataaaataattttatatttaaaactatctattgacactactaaatagataatttaaattaaatgataaaaatactcttgtaaataaattatgtatattttaaaatttcaattaatttttgtatttttataattttaattattcatttattaaattatataaaatgataaaattatacttGTGATAAaatcacatatattttttaaattaactattaatatttcatttttaagtgtaaggtcaaattttattaattatttttatatttatatttaattaaatttatatttttaattatattttataaaagtaatatatatttataatttataaaataaaaattaatttatcatattttaaatattataaattaacaaaaaaatactaaaaaattaaataagtaataaaataattttatatttaaaactatctattgacactactaaatagataatttaaattaaatgataaaaatactcttgtaaataaattatgtatattttaaaatttcaattaatttttgtatttttataattttaattattcatttattaaattatataaaatgataaaattatacttGTGATAAaatcacatatattttttaaattaactattaatatttcatttttaagtgtaaggtcaaattttattaattatttttatatttatatttaattaaatttatatttttaattatattttataaaagtaatatatatttataatttattatattttaaactatattttattaagataattgaataaattatcGTTACAATCTATACTAATTTACTAATAtctaaataacataaaaaattgaatgaacCTATCATATGGTTGATTGAATCAAAACTCTAATTACAGCACAACAGGTTGAACTTGTATAAGGATAAAAAAAACAGGTTTAAGCTGTAATGATTTGGAGGAGCAAAAAGGTAGAAGAAAATTGAAACCGCTGGGTTCTGTCATCTCTGCCTCTGGATGAATTGAAGAGTGAGCGAGTCCACAGAGAGACCAATTGGAGTCACAGTGATTCACACCCAATAATCTTCTACAATTCttatgcctttttttttttgctgctTCCACTAATCAATTCCATTTCCATCCATGATTCATTGTTATTACTactattcaaattaaaataaaagcatTGAATAGAATTATGGGTACGGATTCCAATGGATGGAACCGTGCTCGAGGGTTAGCAGTAAAAGCTCTACTACTCATCGGTGGTGCTCTTCTCGTCAAACGTCTCCGTAAGTCCACCACTCGCTGGGACCATGCTCGTTTAGTTGCTCAGTCCCTCGCCGGCGAAAAGGTTTCCATCTCTTTTTACTcattttccctttttctttcttttcttttttttaataattctttGTGCAGTATTCCAAAGACCAAGCTTCTAGAGACCCTgataattatttcaatattaGGTATCTTTCTCACActcattctctgttttctttcctttgttttcccTTGTTTCATTTCACTCAATTTCTTATCTACACTCAAATTGTGCTAATGAtttgcattattattattattcttattgaGAAGAGTGTTTTAGAATTACAACACTGAAATTATATACATGCAGAATGCTTACATGTCCTGCAGCAGAGTTAGTAGATGGTTCAAAGGTTCTATATTTTGAGCAGGTCACAACTCTGACTTTATTCTTTTTCACCAGTAATTGtttccaattttttatttatgcttTTAAAATTAGCTCAAACAAGATTTTTCTTTATGCTTCTAGGCTTTTTGGAGGAGTCCACAGAAACCCTTTCGGCAGGTACATTATATATCTtgtgacaattttttatttagattttcgATTGTGTTTTGGTGTCCTTTGCGCTTAAATATGAATGGGAGCAATTGCTAGGATCTACATCTAAATAGAAGAAATTAGTGTTTTTGATGGAAAAcctatattaatattataggTATTCTGAGAGGCATGGTTCTCTTCCACTCCAAATTCCTTTCCAAAAACTCTTTGATATCCTCTCTAATCTCTGCtttctattatttattactatagCATCTCATCTCACACCCCCTAACTAACTTTGTAGTTAACTAACTACATAATTGAGGGGTTATTTATCAGCAAGATACTTCAAGTAGCCACTGCAAGCTACACTTTTTACGATActgatttaagttttttttatgattaagaACATGTCAATATTTTAGTTTCAATTGTTCATTGTTTTGCAGAGGTTGTTAATGGCGAAACCTTGTCCAAAAGAGTTGAAATGTGATGTTGAGGTATGTATTCAGTCACTTTAAGGTGCTGACGTTCTTTATGAGATTTTGCTTATATTCTAACATTGATTCGTGTGAAATGTGTTCTAATGATATGCACAGgttttctttattaaaaatgtttgcTTTAGGCCATTAGCTAACAAGTAACAACCCTTTACTAGGAATTTACCATTATAATATAATGGCCTTGAAAAACAATGTCTGTTATGGTTCTTTATGAAGgggatattttttttgaaatgctTAAAACTTTTTTTGTGTATACACAATGATGCAGGAATTAGGGGGTCAACTGTAATTAAATGTCAGGTTGTTATTTGGGCTTTAGTAA from Cicer arietinum cultivar CDC Frontier isolate Library 1 chromosome 5, Cicar.CDCFrontier_v2.0, whole genome shotgun sequence carries:
- the LOC101495140 gene encoding uncharacterized protein At4g14100-like, whose protein sequence is MASAIQHLYTILLSVVLFSLSAAEPIPADWPEQFHSVLFMNRSGSLQKLDLWYDWPNGRNFNIIQDQLNPVVDYDLEWNNGTSFIYTLHPSDRHCEVVHVSVGILRPNWLDGATYLGQEQVDNFLCNVWEKVDFIVYYEDVLTRRPVKWIFYTGYTAHVMTFEVGAVLEDPNWQAPVYCFNGTEKKRSVRGHSFGSLMRGKVDAAAYAL